A window of Lytechinus pictus isolate F3 Inbred chromosome 7, Lp3.0, whole genome shotgun sequence contains these coding sequences:
- the LOC129264738 gene encoding galectin-8-like isoform X1, producing the protein MAPGKMIFIQGFVPAGADRFHINLQCGTSKNPRSDIALHFNPRFGANVCVRNTLKNQQWGAEERGQSHFPFAFNQNFEIIILCEANQFKVAVNGQHFLEYNHRVKNLKRIDTIAIDGKVNIHSVRFQGQAAGYIHGSGSTVNPYMKSTTANQPMPYTGAIVGGMTPGRLVFISGKVRANPDRFHVNLQCGAGVSPRPDIAFHFNPRFQAQTVVRNTLRSQSWGSEERNASYFPFAPNGFFELIIMCDANGYKVAVNGQHYLDYAHRIACQNVNTLVIDGAVDVHQIRFQ; encoded by the exons ATGGCCCCAGGGAAGATGATTTTCATCCAGGGATTTGTACCAGCAGGAGCAGACAG ATTCCACATCAACTTGCAGTGTGGTACCAGCAAGAATCCACGATCAGACATCGCCCTGCACTTCAACCCACGCTTTGGGGCTAACGTGTGTGTGCGAAACACCCTGAAGAATCAACAGTGGGGAGCAGAAGAGAGGGGCCAGTCTCACTTCCCTTTTGCTTTCAACCAGAACTTTGAGATCATCATCCTCTGTGAAGCCAACCAGTTCAAG GTTGCTGTGAATGGCCAGCATTTCCTTGAGTACAACCACCGTGTCAAGAACCTAAAACGCATCGATACCATTGCCATTGATGGTAAGGTGAATATTCACTCTGTACGGTTCCAGGGACAGGCTGCCGGG TACATCCATGGATCAGGTAGCACTGTCAACCCG TACATGAAGTCAACAACTGCAAATCAG CCGATGCCATATACCGGAGCAATCGTTGGTGGAATGACTCCAGGTAGACTCGTCTTTATCAGTGGAAAAGTACGAGCCAATCCAGACAG GTTCCATGTGAACCTCCAGTGTGGTGCAGGCGTGAGTCCTCGGCCAGACATTGCCTTTCACTTCAATCCTCGATTCCAAGCCCAGACGGTTGTACGCAACACACTGAGGAGTCAGTCTTGGGGCAGCGAGGAGAGGAATGCCTCATACTTCCCATTTGCTCCAAATGGATTCTTTGAG CTTATCATCATGTGTGATGCAAATGGTTACAAGGTTGCTGTCAATGGCCAGCACTACTTGGATTATGCCCATCGTATCGCATGTCAGAACGTCAACACCCTGGTCATCGATGGCGCCGTTGATGTCCACCAGATCAGGTTCCAGTAG
- the LOC129261661 gene encoding V(D)J recombination-activating protein 1-like, translating into MEQHIKCLSLLCRFCGRRVITELGKKGHSYSVSTYHQIILEKFNIDISEDTLDIHPNKFCSTCYCHLTIKKPLHWTPKKWDTHRRTSHCHTCTHFKETQTPGRPKKRKAGGRPPATTTPQSHFSQLGVSLSGTTDNQKYNINQDTFHIDNSLQFLLCCVCRSVVSCPVESPCNHLFCLDCISSLFVKVSVSCPLCNIQFHYSQTHTPAAYIITLLQNLHVQCSHCKTSLHYTQTSGHSCHTRVNCDHTYAKCTQMDLNTQQRRQIASEYLKCQMAKSHDGMSASIGLAGRGKVNAKVLSPSYR; encoded by the coding sequence ATGGAACAGCATATTAAGTGTTTGTCATTGTTGTGTCGATTTTGTGGGAGGAGGGTTATAACTGAATTGGGAAAGAAGGGGCATTCGTATAGTGTATCAACCTACCATCAGATAATTCTAGagaaatttaatattgacattTCAGAGGACACTTTAGATATACACCCAAACAAATTTTGCAGCACATGCTATTGCCATCTCACAATCAAGAAACCATTACATTGGACACCAAAAAAATGGGACACACATAGGAGAACATCAcactgtcatacatgtacacattttaAAGAAACACAAACACCAGGCAgaccaaagaaaagaaaagctgGTGGCCGCCCCCCTGCAACAACAACACCCCAGTCTCACTTTTCTCAATTAGGAGTATCACTATCAGGAACAACAGACAATCAAAAATACAACATCAATCAAGACACATTTCACATTGATAATTCACTACAATTCCTTTTGTGTTGTGTTTGTAGGTCTGTTGTGTCATGTCCTGTCGAGTCACCTTGTAACCACCTGTTTTGTCTTGACTGTATATCGTCTCTCTTTGTCAAAGTGTCTGTTAGCTGTCCTCTTTGTAacattcaatttcattattctcaaacacacacaccagCCGCATACATCATCACATTACTACAAAATCTTCATGTTCAGTGTTCACATTGTAAAACATCCCTTCACTACACCCAAACATCAGGCCATTCGTGTCATACTCGTGTAAACTGTGACCATACATACGCAAAATGTACGCAAATGGACCTCAACACCCAACAACGCCGGCAGATAGCCTCTGAATACCTCAAATGTCAGATGGCCAAGTCACATGATGGTATGTCAGCCAGCATAGGTTTAGCAGGTCGTGGAAAGGTAAATGCAAAAGTCTTATCTCCTAGCTACCGGTAG
- the LOC135154736 gene encoding uncharacterized protein LOC135154736 — protein MRAFKIPSSIVPSTTCSSSTLRKRTSIIHHVRQEVSGGREAADTQQQHEVSQSASITGILGPQPLHIPSRDIMELKSFFSLSWRKLRRLKSWLKERRISTGNEREVRRLQDDVVKNNITGELLPLQQGSSETGMEIKETPVVTVSSLSALVKDLLEEYDRGKTMKVFAFGDYEYLTRMYGLTGPNGRHCCLYCEMTKKEMADPPMAVPRQRSLQTLKESLNHFKTCGIPKESNNVIRSPFFDIPINRVCPPGLHISLGVFLKHFNSLCQACHTLDLEIGQSLAKSPTDQLEAKEAFKQQLKKLSLQSRLKLAEEELHDLMDQHMMVGLLYPEAEPPTLILEMAEEKKREKVTLEKEIGKIPEMTVHSGPTNVGLEEALQQLRVSRQAYHGRSFVGNHVHKCLQPENTDLITAAISKKVQSLCPNDRDLIQKAEDIASKYNTLLKLFGACHRGINTGTFLDDSVIDKLDKDIKEYMLFYRQNFPTESVTPKQHLLQYHVIPWFRDWRASLGMMGEQGGESVHCQLNNISRDLRGYNDDLKLNIQCVKNQWILSSPSNYNKFS, from the exons ATGAGAGCTTTCAAAATTCCAAGCAGCATCGTACCAAGTACAACCTGTTCATCATCCACCCTCCGTAAAAGAACGTCAATAATACATCATGTAAGGCAAGAGGTTTCTGGTGGGAGAGAGGCAGCCGATACTCAACAGCAACATGAAGTTTCCCAATCTGCAAGCATCACAGGGATCTTGGGCCCACAACCCCTCCATATTCCATCAAGAGACATTATGGAGCTGAAAAGCTTCTTCAGCTTGAGTTGGAGAAAGCTACGACGTTTGAAGAG CTGGCTAAAAGAACGGAGAATTTCTACAGGAAATGAGAGGGAAGTGAGGAGACTCCAAGATGATGTGGTAAAAAACAACATTACCGGGGAACTGTTGCCTCTCCAACAAGGCTCAAGTGAGACTGGCATGGAAATTAAGGAGACCCCGGTAGTAACAGTAAGCAGCCTCAGTGCCCTTGTCAAGGACTTACTAGAGGAATATGATCG AGGGAAAACCATGAAAGTCTTTGCCTTCGGCGACTATGAATATCTGACCCGCATGTATGGACTCACTGGCCCCAATG GCCGTCATTGCTGTCTCTACTGTGAGATGACCAAGAAGGAAATGGCTGACCCACCAATGGCTGTCCCCCGTCAGCGAAGCCTGCAGACCCTCAAGGAATCCCTGAACCACTTCAAAACCTGTGGCATCCCAAAGGAATCTAATAACGTCATCAGATCCCCATTCTTTGACATTCCAATAAATAGG GTCTGTCCTCCTGGGCTCCATATCTCCCTCGGGGTCTTCTTGAAGCACTTCAACTCGCTCTGCCAAGCATGTCACACTCTGGACCTGGAGATTGGCCAGTCCTTGGCAAAAAGTCCTACAGACCAACTGGAAGCAAAAGAGGCCTTCAAACAGCAGCTGAAGAAGCTGAGTCTCCAGTCAAGACTGAAGCTTGCTGAGGAAGAACTCCACGACCTCATGGACCAGCACATGATGGTTGGACTTCTTTACCCTGAAGCTGAACCGCCCACCCTCATCCTGGAAATGGCtgaagagaagaagagagagaaagttaCACTG gaGAAGGAAATAGGCAAAATACCAGAAATGACAGTTCACTCTGGACCAACTAATGTTGGTCTAGAAGAAGCACTACAGCAGTTGAGAGTGAGCAGACAGGCGTACCATGGTCGTTCATTTGTAGGGAACCATGTACATAAATGTTTACAG CCTGAGAACACTGATCTGatcactgctgctatatcaaagAAGGTACAGTCACTCTGCCCCAACGACCGGGACCTCATCCAGAAGGCAGAAGATATCGCCAGCAAGTATAATACTTTGCTAAAGCTGTTCGGGGCATGCCACCGGGGTATAAACACGGGTACTTTCCTGGACGACTCAGTCATCGACAAGCTGG ACAAAGACATCAAAGAGTATATGTTGTTCTACCGTCAGAACTTCCCCACAGAGAGCGTGACCCCCAAACAGCATCTATTGCAGTATCATGTCATCCCCTGGTTCAGAGACTGGAGAGCAAGCCTTGGGATGATGGGTGAACAAGGGGGAGAGTCGGTCCACTGCCAACTCAACAACATTTCAAGAGATTTGAGGGGCTACAACGATGACCTCAAACTCAATAtacaatgtgtaaaaaatcagtGGATATTAAGTAGCCCCTCAAATTACAATAAGTTCAGTTAG
- the LOC129264738 gene encoding galectin-8-like isoform X2, with translation MAPGKMIFIQGFVPAGADRFHINLQCGTSKNPRSDIALHFNPRFGANVCVRNTLKNQQWGAEERGQSHFPFAFNQNFEIIILCEANQFKVAVNGQHFLEYNHRVKNLKRIDTIAIDGKVNIHSVRFQGQAAGYIHGSGSTVNPPMPYTGAIVGGMTPGRLVFISGKVRANPDRFHVNLQCGAGVSPRPDIAFHFNPRFQAQTVVRNTLRSQSWGSEERNASYFPFAPNGFFELIIMCDANGYKVAVNGQHYLDYAHRIACQNVNTLVIDGAVDVHQIRFQ, from the exons ATGGCCCCAGGGAAGATGATTTTCATCCAGGGATTTGTACCAGCAGGAGCAGACAG ATTCCACATCAACTTGCAGTGTGGTACCAGCAAGAATCCACGATCAGACATCGCCCTGCACTTCAACCCACGCTTTGGGGCTAACGTGTGTGTGCGAAACACCCTGAAGAATCAACAGTGGGGAGCAGAAGAGAGGGGCCAGTCTCACTTCCCTTTTGCTTTCAACCAGAACTTTGAGATCATCATCCTCTGTGAAGCCAACCAGTTCAAG GTTGCTGTGAATGGCCAGCATTTCCTTGAGTACAACCACCGTGTCAAGAACCTAAAACGCATCGATACCATTGCCATTGATGGTAAGGTGAATATTCACTCTGTACGGTTCCAGGGACAGGCTGCCGGG TACATCCATGGATCAGGTAGCACTGTCAACCCG CCGATGCCATATACCGGAGCAATCGTTGGTGGAATGACTCCAGGTAGACTCGTCTTTATCAGTGGAAAAGTACGAGCCAATCCAGACAG GTTCCATGTGAACCTCCAGTGTGGTGCAGGCGTGAGTCCTCGGCCAGACATTGCCTTTCACTTCAATCCTCGATTCCAAGCCCAGACGGTTGTACGCAACACACTGAGGAGTCAGTCTTGGGGCAGCGAGGAGAGGAATGCCTCATACTTCCCATTTGCTCCAAATGGATTCTTTGAG CTTATCATCATGTGTGATGCAAATGGTTACAAGGTTGCTGTCAATGGCCAGCACTACTTGGATTATGCCCATCGTATCGCATGTCAGAACGTCAACACCCTGGTCATCGATGGCGCCGTTGATGTCCACCAGATCAGGTTCCAGTAG